One window from the genome of Vibrio vulnificus NBRC 15645 = ATCC 27562 encodes:
- a CDS encoding amino acid permease, giving the protein MSDTKRNTIGKFGLLSLTFAAVFSFNNVINNNIEIGLASAPMFFLATIFYFIPFCLIIAEFVSLNKNSEAGVYAWVKSSLGGRWAFISAYTYWFVNLFFFTSLLPRVIAYASYAFLGYEYILTPFATTALSMLLFAFATYVSTNGAKMLGPITSVTSSLMLLLTLSYILLSGAALLGGVQPADPITVEAMVPELSWAFLGITTWIFMAAGGAESVAVYVNDVKGGSKSFVKVIIVAGIFIGVLYSVASVLINVFVSSSELKFTGGSVQVFEGLASYFGLPEIMMNRFVGLVSFTAMFGSLLMWTATPVKIFFSEIPEGIFGKKTVELNENGVPARAAWIQYAIVLPLMVIPTLGSDTAQDLMNTVINMTAAASMLPPLFIMLAYLNLRLKLDHLERDFKMGSRMTGIVVVSILIGIFTVGFLASTFPTGADIMTIIFYNVGGIVIFLGFAWWKYSQYEKSLNSEERAKEASPSAVLP; this is encoded by the coding sequence ATGTCTGATACTAAACGGAACACCATAGGTAAATTCGGCCTCTTGTCCCTGACATTTGCCGCTGTGTTTAGCTTCAATAACGTCATTAACAACAACATCGAGATCGGACTGGCATCAGCGCCGATGTTCTTCTTAGCGACCATTTTTTACTTCATCCCTTTCTGTTTGATCATCGCGGAATTCGTTTCGCTCAATAAAAACTCCGAAGCGGGAGTTTACGCTTGGGTGAAAAGTTCACTGGGCGGCCGTTGGGCTTTCATCTCCGCTTACACCTACTGGTTTGTTAACCTGTTTTTCTTTACCTCGTTGCTGCCGCGCGTCATCGCCTATGCGTCTTACGCGTTTTTGGGCTACGAGTACATCCTTACCCCGTTTGCCACCACCGCATTGAGCATGCTGTTGTTCGCTTTTGCCACTTACGTCTCCACCAATGGCGCGAAAATGTTGGGCCCGATCACTTCAGTAACCTCTTCACTGATGCTGCTCCTCACACTCTCTTACATCTTGCTCTCTGGTGCTGCGCTGCTCGGTGGCGTGCAACCGGCGGACCCAATCACAGTGGAAGCGATGGTGCCAGAATTGAGTTGGGCCTTCCTCGGCATTACTACTTGGATCTTCATGGCTGCCGGCGGCGCTGAATCGGTCGCGGTCTACGTGAACGATGTGAAAGGCGGCTCAAAATCGTTCGTTAAAGTGATCATCGTGGCTGGCATCTTCATCGGTGTGCTTTACTCGGTTGCTTCCGTGTTGATTAACGTGTTTGTTTCCAGCAGCGAGCTGAAATTCACTGGCGGCTCAGTGCAAGTGTTTGAAGGGTTAGCGAGCTACTTTGGCTTACCTGAAATTATGATGAATCGCTTTGTTGGTTTGGTCTCATTCACCGCGATGTTTGGCTCGCTACTGATGTGGACTGCAACCCCGGTTAAGATCTTCTTCTCTGAGATTCCAGAAGGCATCTTTGGTAAGAAAACGGTGGAACTGAACGAAAATGGCGTGCCAGCGCGTGCCGCTTGGATTCAATACGCCATCGTTCTACCGCTCATGGTGATCCCAACATTGGGCTCAGACACCGCGCAAGATCTGATGAACACCGTGATCAACATGACCGCAGCCGCATCGATGCTACCACCGCTGTTCATCATGCTGGCGTATCTGAATCTGCGTCTGAAACTCGACCATCTCGAGCGCGATTTCAAAATGGGCTCTCGTATGACGGGCATTGTCGTGGTTTCGATTCTGATTGGCATCTTCACGGTTGGATTCTTGGCCTCCACCTTCCCAACCGGAGCCGACATCATGACCATCATCTTCTACAACGTTGGCGGCATTGTGATTTTCCTTGGCTTTGCTTGGTGGAAATACAGCCAGTACGAAAAGTCACTCAACAGTGAAGAACGCGCGAAAGAGGCCAGCCCAAGCGCCGTCCTTCCATAA
- a CDS encoding beta-galactosidase subunit beta: protein MIVLDSLEQFKQVYRNGRKWNRCVEAINNLNHIKPGVMHSIGDSLVYMLVEGSSQSGETFTGNRRYFDVHYYLEGGETVEFAAKSELETVTPYRDETDREQLQGQGETRQLQQGQVAIFENDKAYRFCGNQAVKKVVLKVTIEDGYFLNK, encoded by the coding sequence ATGATCGTGTTAGACAGCTTAGAGCAATTCAAACAGGTATATCGCAACGGTCGTAAATGGAACCGCTGTGTGGAAGCGATTAATAACCTCAACCATATCAAACCCGGGGTGATGCATTCGATTGGTGATTCCTTGGTTTATATGCTGGTGGAAGGCAGCTCTCAAAGCGGTGAAACCTTTACCGGAAACCGTCGTTACTTTGATGTGCATTACTACCTTGAAGGCGGCGAAACCGTAGAGTTTGCCGCCAAATCCGAACTCGAGACCGTGACCCCTTATCGCGATGAAACCGATCGCGAGCAACTGCAAGGCCAAGGAGAAACGCGCCAACTACAACAAGGTCAAGTGGCCATTTTTGAAAACGACAAAGCCTACCGTTTTTGCGGCAACCAAGCGGTAAAAAAGGTGGTGCTGAAAGTGACGATCGAGGATGGCTATTTCCTCAATAAATAA
- the ebgA gene encoding beta-galactosidase subunit alpha, with protein MNNWENFLHLHENRMAPRAYFFSYDTVQQAQTFQRELSSRFMLLSGQWQFHYFSNPMLVPDEFYSQTMNDWGHITVPNMWQMEGHGDLQYTDEGFPFPIDVPFVPTDNPTGAYQRTFTLGPQWDDKQTIIKFDGVETYFEVYVNGHYVGFSKGSRLTAEFDISAYAQQGENLLSVRVMQWADSTYIEDQDMWWTAGIFRDVYLVGKEPVHVQDLTIRTDFADDYQSATLSAQVELENLSTAIASGYTLEYALHDKGTVVACGHCDALTIQETSHVNFAIDMVNPTHWTAENPYLYHLFITLKDHQGKVVEVIPQRVGFRDIKVRDGLFYINNQYVMLHGVNRHDNDHLKGRAVGMDRVEKDLILMKQHNINSVRTAHYPNDPRFYELCDIYGLFVMAETDVETHGFANVGDLSRITNDAAWEAVFVDRAVRHVHAQKNHPSIIMWSLGNESGYGCNIRAMYAATKALDDTRLVHYEEDRDAEVVDVISTMYSRAQLMNYFGEHPHEKPRIICEYAHAMGNGPGGLTEYQNVFYAHDHIQGHYVWEWCDHGILARDEHGQEFYKYGGDYGDYPNNYNFCMDGLIYPDQTPGPGLKEYKQVIAPVKIRAVEGCHDRFIVENKLWFTNLDDYTITAEIRAEGETLRSVQFKVEALAANSAREVSIDLPELDEREAFINFTVRKDSRTLYSEANHDIAVYQFQLKENTATLSALLNHNVQPLVHEESRLEHVITGHNFTLTFSKVNGKLTSWRVNGEELIQAEPRLNFFKPMIDNHKQEYEGLWHPAHLQIMQEHFRTLSVEASEEAILITTSSIVAPPVFDFGMRCTYRYQINAQGHLNVELSGERYGDYPHVIPVIGLDLGINGSFDQVSYYGRGPEENYQDSRQANIIDLYHTNVADMFENYPFPQNNGNRQHVRWASLTNRHGSGLLVKPLQEINLSAWFYTNQNLHQAQHTIELEKSGYITLNLDHQVMGLGSNSWGSEVLDSYRVYMDAFRYGLTLMPLQAGDCSAQVMANHDFDNAFFTSTDTKIVNEA; from the coding sequence GTGAACAACTGGGAAAACTTCCTTCATTTACATGAGAACAGAATGGCGCCGCGTGCGTACTTCTTCTCCTATGATACCGTTCAACAAGCTCAAACCTTTCAGCGTGAGTTGAGCAGCCGCTTTATGCTGCTAAGTGGTCAGTGGCAATTTCATTACTTCAGCAACCCAATGCTGGTACCTGATGAGTTTTACTCACAAACCATGAACGACTGGGGGCACATTACCGTACCCAACATGTGGCAAATGGAAGGCCACGGCGATCTTCAATACACAGACGAAGGTTTCCCATTCCCAATTGATGTGCCTTTTGTACCAACCGACAACCCAACGGGCGCTTATCAACGCACCTTCACTTTGGGCCCTCAATGGGACGACAAACAAACCATCATCAAGTTCGATGGCGTAGAAACCTACTTCGAGGTGTACGTCAACGGCCACTATGTCGGTTTTAGTAAAGGCAGCCGTCTTACTGCAGAGTTCGACATTTCTGCCTACGCACAACAAGGCGAAAACTTGCTCTCTGTGCGTGTGATGCAATGGGCCGATTCGACTTACATTGAAGACCAAGATATGTGGTGGACGGCAGGGATCTTCCGTGATGTTTACCTTGTGGGCAAAGAGCCGGTTCACGTCCAAGATCTCACTATTCGCACCGATTTCGCCGACGATTACCAAAGTGCGACGCTCAGTGCTCAGGTTGAATTGGAAAATCTTTCTACCGCGATTGCGTCTGGCTATACGCTGGAATACGCACTGCATGACAAAGGCACTGTCGTAGCCTGCGGCCACTGTGACGCGCTAACCATTCAAGAGACCAGCCACGTGAACTTCGCCATTGATATGGTGAACCCAACGCATTGGACAGCAGAAAACCCTTACCTTTACCACTTGTTCATCACCTTAAAAGATCACCAAGGCAAGGTCGTGGAAGTGATCCCACAACGCGTCGGTTTCCGTGACATCAAAGTGCGTGACGGCCTGTTCTACATCAACAATCAATACGTGATGCTGCATGGTGTCAACCGACACGACAACGACCACCTAAAAGGTCGCGCTGTGGGCATGGACCGCGTGGAAAAAGATCTGATTTTGATGAAGCAGCACAACATCAACTCAGTTCGCACCGCGCACTACCCGAACGACCCGCGCTTCTACGAACTGTGTGATATTTACGGCCTGTTTGTGATGGCAGAAACCGATGTGGAAACCCACGGCTTTGCCAACGTTGGCGACCTAAGCCGCATCACCAATGATGCAGCATGGGAAGCGGTGTTTGTTGATCGCGCAGTGCGCCATGTGCACGCACAGAAAAACCACCCATCGATCATCATGTGGTCACTCGGCAATGAGTCTGGTTACGGTTGTAATATCCGCGCCATGTACGCCGCCACCAAAGCCCTTGATGACACCCGTTTGGTGCACTACGAAGAAGACCGCGATGCTGAAGTCGTCGACGTGATTTCCACCATGTACTCGCGCGCGCAACTGATGAACTACTTTGGTGAGCATCCACACGAAAAACCGCGCATCATCTGCGAATACGCCCACGCGATGGGTAACGGACCGGGTGGTCTAACCGAATACCAAAATGTGTTCTACGCGCATGACCACATTCAAGGCCACTACGTGTGGGAGTGGTGTGATCACGGCATTCTAGCGCGTGATGAGCACGGTCAAGAGTTCTACAAATACGGCGGCGATTACGGCGATTACCCGAACAACTACAACTTCTGTATGGATGGTCTGATTTATCCAGATCAAACCCCAGGCCCAGGCCTGAAAGAATACAAGCAAGTGATTGCACCGGTGAAAATCCGCGCCGTTGAGGGTTGCCACGACCGCTTCATCGTTGAGAACAAACTGTGGTTCACCAACCTAGATGACTACACCATCACCGCTGAAATTCGCGCCGAAGGCGAAACCTTGCGTAGCGTGCAGTTTAAAGTCGAAGCACTGGCCGCCAATAGCGCTCGTGAAGTGAGCATCGACTTGCCAGAATTGGATGAGCGCGAAGCTTTCATCAACTTTACCGTACGAAAAGACAGCCGTACCCTGTACAGCGAAGCCAACCACGACATCGCGGTGTACCAGTTCCAGCTAAAAGAAAACACCGCCACGTTGTCTGCGTTGCTCAACCACAATGTTCAACCATTGGTGCATGAAGAAAGCCGCCTGGAGCACGTGATCACAGGTCATAACTTCACGCTCACTTTCTCGAAAGTAAACGGCAAACTGACCTCATGGCGTGTGAATGGTGAGGAGTTGATTCAAGCAGAGCCAAGATTGAACTTCTTCAAACCAATGATTGATAACCACAAACAAGAGTACGAAGGGCTGTGGCACCCTGCGCATCTGCAAATCATGCAGGAACACTTCCGCACGCTGAGCGTGGAAGCGAGCGAAGAGGCCATACTGATCACCACCAGCAGCATTGTAGCGCCTCCTGTGTTCGATTTTGGCATGCGTTGTACCTACCGCTACCAAATCAACGCGCAAGGACATTTGAACGTGGAACTGAGTGGCGAGCGCTACGGCGACTACCCTCACGTGATTCCGGTCATTGGCTTAGATTTGGGCATCAACGGCAGTTTTGATCAAGTGAGTTACTACGGTCGCGGCCCTGAAGAGAACTATCAAGACAGCCGCCAAGCCAACATCATCGATCTGTACCACACCAACGTGGCGGACATGTTCGAGAACTACCCGTTCCCACAAAACAACGGCAACCGCCAGCACGTGCGTTGGGCATCGCTCACCAACCGTCATGGCAGTGGGTTATTGGTGAAACCTCTGCAAGAAATCAACTTGAGCGCGTGGTTCTACACCAACCAAAACCTGCATCAAGCGCAACATACGATTGAGCTAGAAAAGAGTGGCTACATCACCCTTAACCTTGACCATCAAGTGATGGGCTTGGGTTCAAACTCTTGGGGCAGTGAAGTGCTCGACTCTTACCGCGTGTATATGGATGCGTTCCGCTATGGCCTCACCCTGATGCCATTGCAAGCAGGCGATTGCAGCGCTCAAGTCATGGCAAACCATGATTTCGACAACGCATTTTTCACTTCAACCGATACCAAAATCGTTAACGAGGCGTAA